Proteins encoded within one genomic window of Nonomuraea gerenzanensis:
- a CDS encoding PTS transporter subunit EIIC has protein sequence MQHPAPPRSGLPSWAALFAVLQRIGRSLMMPIAVLPAAGLLYRFGQDDLLGADGLGGALPWLLPVARVMAAAGGALFDNLPLLFAVGVAIGFARKSDGSTALAALVGYLVFDHVTKTLFFEAGSGAVYAKVSTTLRNGTPALDLAAPNPTGVLGGILIGLTAALLWQRFHRVKLPSWLAFFGGRRSVPIITAVAALLLGVLFGLLWRPVGDWLEQAGDWLSAHGTAGTGIYGVANRLLIPIGLHHFLNTIVWFTVPACHAGVDGATRDAAGDLNCYFAGEQGAGVFMTGFFPVMMFGLLGAALAMWRAAPPERRKAVGGILLSAALTAFVTGITEPLEFAFIFVAPALFATHALLTGVSMAVLAELGARLGFTFSGGAIDLLLNASKSNTHGLGLIIGFGVAYLVVYYTLFTLLIRWLDLPTPGREP, from the coding sequence ATGCAGCACCCGGCCCCGCCCCGGTCCGGGCTACCGTCGTGGGCGGCGCTCTTCGCCGTCCTGCAACGCATCGGCCGCTCCCTGATGATGCCCATCGCCGTGCTCCCCGCCGCCGGGCTCCTCTACCGCTTCGGCCAGGACGACCTGCTCGGCGCGGACGGACTCGGCGGCGCGCTCCCCTGGCTCCTGCCGGTGGCCAGGGTGATGGCGGCGGCGGGCGGCGCCCTGTTCGACAACCTGCCGCTGCTGTTCGCCGTGGGGGTGGCGATCGGCTTCGCGCGCAAGTCCGACGGCTCCACCGCGCTGGCGGCCCTGGTCGGCTACCTCGTCTTCGACCACGTGACCAAGACGCTCTTCTTCGAGGCGGGCAGCGGCGCCGTCTATGCCAAGGTCTCGACGACCCTCCGGAACGGCACCCCCGCGCTCGACCTGGCCGCCCCGAACCCCACCGGCGTCCTGGGCGGCATCCTCATCGGCCTCACCGCCGCGCTCCTCTGGCAACGCTTCCACCGCGTCAAGCTGCCGTCCTGGCTGGCCTTCTTCGGCGGCCGGCGCTCGGTCCCGATCATCACCGCCGTGGCGGCCCTGCTCCTGGGCGTGCTGTTCGGCCTCCTGTGGCGCCCGGTGGGCGACTGGCTGGAGCAGGCGGGCGACTGGCTCTCCGCCCACGGCACGGCCGGCACCGGCATCTACGGCGTGGCCAACCGCCTGCTCATCCCCATCGGTCTGCACCACTTCCTCAACACGATCGTCTGGTTCACGGTCCCCGCGTGCCACGCGGGCGTGGACGGCGCCACCCGGGACGCGGCGGGCGACCTGAACTGCTACTTCGCCGGGGAGCAGGGCGCGGGCGTCTTCATGACCGGCTTCTTCCCCGTCATGATGTTCGGCCTGCTGGGAGCCGCGCTGGCGATGTGGCGCGCCGCCCCGCCGGAGCGCAGGAAGGCGGTCGGCGGCATCCTGCTGTCGGCCGCACTGACGGCCTTCGTCACGGGCATCACCGAGCCCCTGGAGTTCGCCTTCATCTTCGTCGCCCCCGCCCTCTTCGCCACCCACGCGCTGCTGACCGGCGTGTCCATGGCCGTGCTGGCCGAGCTGGGCGCCCGCCTGGGCTTCACGTTCTCGGGCGGCGCCATCGACCTGCTGCTGAACGCCAGCAAGTCCAACACGCACGGCCTGGGCCTGATCATCGGGTTCGGCGTGGCGTACCTGGTGGTCTACTACACCCTGTTCACGCTGCTGATCCGCTGGCTCGACCTGCCCACTCCGGGCCGCGAGCCGTAA
- a CDS encoding PTS transporter subunit EIIC: MNETPSATARPSPFARVMTVLQRLGRSLMLPIAALPAAALLQRFGQPDMLGSNGAEPGGLADVAGMAWMNEVAAVLAAAGAALFDNLPLLFAVGVAIGFARKSDGSTALAAVVGYLVFDRVTKVMFFGSDIRDTVAVKVVEAQGIKEIVDNGIQNPTKVLGGIVIGLVTALLWQRFHRIKLPSWLAFFGGRRFVPIITSIVALLLGVLFGWLWPVIGEWIRHAGEALAAIGPIGTGIYGLINRLLIPLGLHHFVNSVVWYVVPQCDVGGQVLGGDWNCYFGGAPHSGQFMAGFFPVMMFALPAAALAMWRAAPAHRRATVGGIMLSAALASFVTGITEPIEFAFIFVAPLLLVVHAILTGLAMALTTLIGGQLGFGFSAGLLDLLLNASKSNTENLTGILILGVIYGLVYYVVFTFLIRKLNIMTPGREPEPDLDSGET; this comes from the coding sequence GTGAACGAAACCCCCTCCGCCACCGCCCGGCCCTCGCCGTTCGCTCGCGTGATGACCGTGCTTCAGCGGCTGGGCCGCTCCCTCATGCTGCCCATCGCCGCGCTCCCCGCGGCCGCCCTGCTGCAACGCTTCGGCCAGCCCGACATGCTCGGCTCCAACGGCGCGGAGCCGGGCGGCCTGGCCGACGTCGCGGGAATGGCGTGGATGAACGAGGTCGCCGCCGTGCTGGCCGCCGCCGGGGCCGCCCTGTTCGACAACCTGCCGCTGCTGTTCGCCGTGGGGGTGGCGATCGGCTTCGCGCGCAAGTCCGACGGCTCCACCGCGCTGGCCGCCGTGGTCGGCTACCTCGTCTTCGACCGGGTGACCAAGGTCATGTTCTTCGGCTCGGACATCAGGGACACCGTCGCCGTCAAGGTGGTCGAGGCCCAGGGCATCAAGGAGATCGTCGACAACGGCATCCAGAACCCCACCAAGGTGCTCGGCGGCATCGTCATCGGCCTGGTCACCGCGCTCCTGTGGCAGCGTTTCCACCGCATCAAGCTGCCGTCCTGGCTGGCCTTCTTCGGCGGCCGGCGCTTCGTGCCCATCATCACCTCCATCGTGGCCCTGCTGCTGGGCGTGCTCTTCGGCTGGCTCTGGCCGGTGATCGGCGAGTGGATCCGCCACGCGGGCGAGGCCCTGGCCGCCATCGGCCCGATCGGCACCGGCATCTACGGCCTGATCAACCGCCTGCTCATCCCGCTCGGCCTGCACCACTTCGTCAACTCCGTGGTCTGGTACGTGGTGCCGCAGTGCGACGTCGGCGGCCAGGTGCTCGGCGGCGACTGGAACTGCTACTTCGGCGGCGCTCCCCACTCCGGCCAGTTCATGGCGGGCTTCTTCCCCGTCATGATGTTCGCGCTGCCGGCCGCCGCGCTGGCCATGTGGCGCGCGGCCCCCGCACACCGGCGGGCCACCGTGGGCGGCATCATGCTGTCGGCGGCGCTGGCCTCGTTCGTCACCGGGATCACCGAGCCGATCGAGTTCGCCTTCATCTTCGTGGCGCCGCTGCTGCTGGTCGTGCACGCGATCCTGACGGGCCTGGCGATGGCGCTGACCACGCTGATCGGCGGGCAGCTCGGCTTCGGCTTCTCCGCCGGGCTGCTCGACCTGCTGCTGAACGCCAGCAAGTCGAACACCGAGAACCTGACCGGCATCCTGATCCTGGGCGTGATCTACGGCCTGGTCTACTACGTCGTGTTCACGTTCCTCATCCGCAAGCTGAACATCATGACGCCGGGCCGCGAACCCGAGCCCGACCTCGACTCGGGCGAGACCTAG
- a CDS encoding GntR family transcriptional regulator → MAHIDPDSPVPKYFQLREILLDLIDSDELSIGAAIPSERELCQRFGLSRMTVRQAVDHLVSEGRLHRVPGKGTFVARPKIELALQLTSFTDDMRARGMIPGSRDLDRRIVRASAHLAKELGIQPGEEVHFIERLRTADGEPLSIERAHIPVKLAPDLADHDLSEKSLYELLERRYGLVMDAGELTIDGGIADPSDADLLKLPRGGAVLLLQRRSFSGGVCAELGVSTYRADRYQLRTSLEMPSRRG, encoded by the coding sequence GTGGCGCACATCGATCCGGACAGCCCGGTGCCCAAGTACTTCCAGCTTCGCGAGATCCTGCTGGACCTCATCGACAGCGACGAGCTCAGCATCGGGGCGGCCATCCCGTCCGAGCGGGAGCTCTGCCAGCGCTTCGGCCTGTCCAGGATGACCGTACGGCAGGCCGTGGACCACCTCGTGTCCGAGGGCCGCCTGCATCGCGTGCCCGGCAAGGGCACGTTCGTCGCCCGGCCGAAGATCGAGCTGGCGCTGCAGCTCACGTCGTTCACCGACGACATGCGGGCGCGGGGCATGATCCCCGGCTCGCGCGACCTCGACCGCCGCATCGTGCGGGCCAGCGCGCACCTGGCCAAGGAGCTGGGGATCCAGCCGGGCGAGGAGGTGCACTTCATCGAGCGCCTGCGTACGGCCGACGGCGAGCCGCTGTCCATCGAACGGGCCCACATCCCGGTCAAGCTCGCCCCCGACCTTGCCGATCACGACTTGTCGGAAAAATCGCTATATGAGCTGCTGGAGCGGCGCTACGGGCTCGTCATGGACGCCGGGGAGCTGACCATCGACGGCGGCATCGCCGACCCCAGCGACGCCGACCTGCTGAAGCTGCCGCGTGGCGGGGCCGTGCTGCTGCTGCAACGCCGGTCGTTCTCCGGTGGGGTCTGCGCCGAGCTGGGCGTGTCCACCTACCGGGCCGACCGCTACCAGCTGCGTACCAGCCTGGAAATGCCCAGCCGGCGTGGCTGA
- a CDS encoding SIS domain-containing protein produces the protein MTTKMRSEIAEQPTALRATLDALLPKIDEIKAIGEQTRQLLFIARGTSDNAAVYGRYLVESHAGRLSALAAPSIATTYKRKLDLDGVLAVAISQSGRTEEIVETLTWAKDCGARTVGVTNGGPDSPLAQAADVALCTVAGEEKAVPATKTYTTQLAALAVLAIGLGADVDVAELRRVPEAVEKLITEPGDIEAVVEGLADKPGVVVSGRGLAFSTALETALKLKEACYLHAMGLSYADLLHGPIAVVDADTPALLVAAEHSPTLQGTVALAERVVAAGAAAYTIGGGGALAQAGTAALNGPDLPEWLAPMGLIIPGQLLTEALARRLGIDPDAPRGLNKVTQTD, from the coding sequence ATGACCACCAAGATGCGCAGCGAGATCGCCGAGCAGCCGACCGCGCTGCGGGCCACGCTGGACGCACTGCTCCCCAAGATCGACGAGATCAAGGCCATCGGCGAGCAGACTCGCCAGCTGCTGTTCATCGCGCGCGGCACCTCCGACAACGCAGCAGTGTACGGGCGCTACCTGGTCGAATCACACGCCGGACGCCTGTCGGCGCTGGCCGCCCCCTCGATCGCGACGACGTACAAGCGCAAGCTGGACCTCGACGGGGTGCTGGCCGTGGCCATCTCGCAGTCCGGCAGGACCGAGGAGATCGTCGAGACCCTGACCTGGGCCAAGGACTGCGGCGCGCGGACCGTCGGCGTCACCAACGGCGGCCCGGACAGCCCGCTGGCGCAGGCGGCCGACGTGGCCCTGTGCACGGTGGCGGGCGAGGAGAAGGCCGTCCCCGCGACGAAGACGTACACCACGCAGCTCGCGGCGCTGGCCGTGCTCGCCATCGGGCTGGGCGCGGACGTGGACGTGGCCGAGCTGCGGCGGGTGCCCGAGGCCGTGGAGAAGCTGATCACCGAGCCGGGCGACATCGAGGCCGTGGTCGAGGGGCTGGCCGACAAGCCCGGGGTGGTGGTGTCGGGGCGCGGGCTGGCGTTCTCGACGGCGCTGGAGACCGCGCTGAAGCTCAAGGAGGCCTGCTACCTGCACGCCATGGGCCTGTCCTACGCCGACCTGCTGCACGGCCCCATCGCCGTGGTGGACGCCGACACGCCGGCGCTGCTGGTGGCCGCCGAGCACAGCCCGACCCTGCAGGGCACCGTGGCGCTGGCCGAGCGGGTGGTGGCCGCGGGCGCGGCGGCGTACACGATCGGCGGGGGCGGCGCGCTCGCGCAGGCGGGCACGGCCGCGCTGAACGGCCCCGACCTGCCCGAGTGGCTGGCCCCGATGGGCCTGATCATCCCCGGCCAGCTGCTCACCGAGGCGCTGGCCCGCCGGCTCGGTATCGACCCCGACGCGCCGCGGGGCCTGAACAAGGTCACCCAGACCGACTGA
- a CDS encoding glucose PTS transporter subunit EIIB → MAADVNAIIAALGGADNIIEIEPCITRLRTEVRDASKVDQSALKAAGAHGVMAAGNVVQVVVGPEADTIASDIEDVIG, encoded by the coding sequence ATGGCGGCGGACGTGAACGCGATCATCGCCGCGCTGGGCGGCGCCGACAACATCATCGAGATAGAGCCCTGCATCACCCGCCTGCGTACGGAGGTGCGCGACGCCTCGAAGGTGGACCAGTCGGCGCTCAAGGCGGCGGGCGCCCACGGCGTGATGGCCGCGGGCAACGTGGTGCAGGTCGTCGTCGGGCCGGAGGCGGACACGATCGCCAGCGACATCGAGGATGTCATCGGCTGA
- a CDS encoding PTS sugar transporter subunit IIA, which yields MTTVLAPMEGTAVGLAAVPDPVFSAGMVGPGTAIDPLRGPGKAVAPIAGKIMKLHPHAYVIVGDDGKGVLVHLGIDTVQLKGAGFQLLAAEGDRVSAGQPVVAWDPSAIEAGGRSPVCPVVALDALSEELTGVAEGAVHVGDELFVWG from the coding sequence ATGACGACTGTTCTCGCTCCGATGGAGGGGACGGCTGTGGGATTGGCGGCCGTGCCCGATCCGGTGTTCTCCGCGGGCATGGTCGGGCCGGGAACGGCGATCGATCCGCTGCGGGGGCCAGGCAAGGCCGTGGCCCCCATAGCGGGAAAAATCATGAAACTGCACCCGCACGCGTACGTCATCGTGGGGGACGACGGCAAGGGCGTGCTGGTGCACCTGGGGATCGACACGGTCCAGCTCAAGGGGGCGGGGTTCCAGCTCCTGGCGGCCGAGGGTGACAGGGTGAGCGCGGGGCAGCCCGTGGTGGCCTGGGACCCGTCGGCCATCGAGGCGGGCGGTCGCTCGCCGGTCTGTCCCGTCGTCGCGCTGGACGCGCTTTCCGAGGAGCTCACGGGGGTAGCGGAGGGGGCGGTGCACGTTGGGGACGAGCTCTTCGTGTGGGGATAG
- a CDS encoding HPr family phosphocarrier protein, with translation MGERKVTVAAEVGLHARPAATFVQRAKLAPMDITVTKSHGGGPVNGKSILAIMALDVRQGESVVISAEGEGADEVLDELAKIASTP, from the coding sequence ATGGGTGAGCGCAAGGTCACCGTGGCGGCGGAGGTAGGGCTGCACGCCCGTCCCGCGGCGACGTTCGTCCAGCGGGCCAAGCTGGCCCCGATGGACATCACGGTGACGAAGTCCCACGGCGGTGGGCCGGTCAACGGCAAGAGCATTCTCGCGATCATGGCGCTCGACGTCCGTCAGGGCGAGTCCGTCGTGATCAGTGCGGAGGGCGAGGGCGCCGACGAGGTGCTCGACGAGCTGGCGAAGATAGCCAGTACGCCATGA
- the ptsP gene encoding phosphoenolpyruvate--protein phosphotransferase — protein MNLRGVGVSPGIGHGPSYVLTVSVPEPPEGATYTGEAEQEKERAMAALTQVAGELEARGNQAGGEAEEILKAQALMAEDPGLVVKVRSLIDRGLAAPRAVFEAFTKYRNVLRGSGGYLGERAADVIDIRDRVIALLNGQAMPGLPVAPEEPYVLVAKDLAPADTALLSRDDVVAFVTEEGGPTSHTAIMARSMGVPAVVACPGATTIAPGVQVMVDGTSGDVRVEPADSDVADAVGAATARRAALATWTGPGVTADGHPVPLLANVGGPAELDAAVAAGAEGIGLYRTEFLFLDRPEPPSAEEQERAYRAAVAAFPGGKVVVRTLDSGADKPLAFLPAAAEPNPALGERGLRRFARFPEVMDAQLEALAAAGGPAVMAPMVATAEEAAWFAGECRDKGLTDVGVMIEIPSAALRAADLLAAVDFVSIGTNDLSQYTFAADRQLGAVSGMHDPWQPALLDLVAGTALAAARAGKPCGVCGEAAADPALACVLAGLRVSSLSMAPSALAAVRAGLAAHTLEQCEAAADAARTRSSAAGAREEARAHLPGLDRLGL, from the coding sequence ATGAACCTCCGGGGGGTGGGGGTCAGCCCGGGCATCGGGCACGGCCCCTCGTACGTGCTGACCGTCTCTGTGCCCGAACCCCCCGAGGGCGCCACCTACACCGGTGAGGCGGAGCAGGAGAAGGAGCGCGCGATGGCCGCGCTCACGCAGGTCGCGGGCGAGCTGGAGGCCCGCGGCAACCAGGCGGGCGGCGAGGCCGAGGAGATTCTCAAGGCCCAGGCGCTGATGGCCGAGGACCCCGGGCTGGTCGTGAAGGTGAGATCACTGATCGACCGCGGTCTGGCCGCCCCCAGGGCGGTCTTCGAGGCCTTCACGAAGTACCGGAACGTGCTCAGGGGATCCGGCGGATACCTGGGCGAGCGGGCCGCCGACGTGATCGACATCAGGGACCGGGTGATCGCGCTGCTCAACGGGCAGGCCATGCCGGGGCTGCCGGTGGCGCCGGAGGAGCCGTACGTGCTGGTCGCCAAGGATCTGGCCCCCGCCGACACCGCGCTGCTGTCCAGGGACGACGTGGTCGCGTTCGTGACCGAGGAGGGCGGCCCCACCAGCCACACCGCGATCATGGCCAGGTCGATGGGCGTGCCCGCCGTAGTAGCCTGCCCCGGTGCCACGACCATCGCGCCGGGTGTGCAGGTGATGGTGGACGGCACCTCAGGTGACGTACGCGTGGAGCCCGCCGACTCCGACGTGGCCGACGCGGTCGGCGCCGCCACGGCCAGGCGGGCCGCGCTCGCGACGTGGACCGGGCCCGGCGTGACGGCCGACGGGCACCCGGTGCCGCTGCTGGCCAACGTGGGCGGCCCGGCCGAGCTCGACGCCGCCGTGGCCGCCGGGGCCGAGGGCATCGGCCTGTACCGGACGGAGTTCCTCTTCCTCGACCGGCCCGAGCCGCCCTCCGCCGAGGAGCAGGAGCGGGCCTACCGGGCGGCGGTGGCGGCGTTCCCCGGCGGCAAGGTGGTGGTGCGCACGCTCGACAGCGGCGCCGACAAGCCGCTGGCGTTCCTGCCCGCGGCCGCCGAGCCGAACCCGGCGCTGGGGGAGCGCGGCCTGCGCAGGTTCGCGCGCTTCCCCGAGGTGATGGACGCGCAGCTCGAAGCGCTGGCGGCGGCCGGTGGGCCCGCGGTGATGGCGCCGATGGTGGCCACCGCCGAGGAGGCCGCCTGGTTCGCCGGGGAGTGCCGTGACAAAGGGCTGACCGACGTCGGCGTGATGATCGAGATCCCGTCCGCCGCGCTGCGGGCCGCCGACCTGCTGGCCGCCGTCGACTTCGTCTCGATCGGCACCAACGACCTGAGCCAGTACACCTTCGCCGCCGACCGCCAGCTCGGCGCCGTGAGCGGGATGCACGACCCGTGGCAGCCCGCCCTGCTCGACCTGGTGGCCGGCACCGCCCTCGCGGCGGCCCGGGCAGGCAAGCCGTGCGGAGTCTGCGGTGAGGCCGCCGCCGATCCCGCCCTGGCCTGCGTGCTGGCCGGGCTCCGGGTCTCGTCGTTGTCGATGGCGCCTTCGGCGCTGGCCGCCGTACGCGCGGGACTGGCCGCGCACACGCTGGAGCAGTGCGAGGCGGCGGCCGACGCGGCACGGACCCGATCTTCGGCGGCCGGCGCGCGGGAGGAGGCCCGCGCTCACCTGCCAGGACTCGACCGGCTGGGGTTGTAG
- the nagZ gene encoding beta-N-acetylhexosaminidase: protein MLRRIGTTGLLVIALTACGGGGGAAEVGPTGGKAAPPAQSTTPAASPTPAQSPVQRVLARMSVEEKVGQLFMPVLYGTAADTVSGENQARYAAQTPAKVIAKYHLGGVILFPQNVRSAGQVVGLTNGMQRASKRVPLLIGTDQENGLVSRMSALMTDFPGAAEIGATRDTGLSREVAEATGTELRSLGVNLDFAPVADVNVNPRNPVIGRRAFGDDPQKVARMVAAAVKGFGDAKIAATAKHFPGHGDTSVDSHTGLPVIKHTKAQWERLDAPPFKAAIEAGVDAVMSAHIVFPKLDPSGDPATLSKPILTGLLREKLGFKGVVSTDALNMAGVRMKYNDGEIAVRAVLAGADLLLMPNDLPRAYGAVLAAVKSGRISKERLDQSVTRLLTLKQNRGLLTEAPVASAERAAEVLRSPEHRKLAARA from the coding sequence ATGCTTCGACGGATCGGTACGACAGGGCTCCTGGTGATCGCGCTCACCGCGTGCGGCGGTGGCGGCGGCGCGGCGGAGGTGGGGCCGACCGGAGGCAAGGCGGCCCCGCCGGCCCAGAGCACCACTCCCGCCGCGAGCCCCACCCCGGCGCAGAGCCCCGTGCAGCGGGTGCTGGCGAGGATGAGCGTCGAGGAGAAGGTCGGCCAGCTCTTCATGCCCGTCCTGTACGGCACCGCCGCCGACACGGTCTCCGGCGAGAACCAGGCCAGGTACGCCGCCCAGACCCCGGCCAAGGTGATCGCGAAGTACCACCTGGGCGGCGTGATCCTGTTCCCGCAGAACGTCAGGAGCGCCGGCCAGGTCGTCGGCCTGACCAACGGCATGCAGCGGGCCTCGAAGCGGGTCCCGCTGCTCATCGGCACCGACCAGGAGAACGGCCTGGTCTCCAGGATGTCCGCGCTGATGACCGACTTCCCCGGAGCGGCGGAGATCGGGGCGACCCGGGACACCGGCCTGTCGCGGGAGGTGGCCGAGGCGACGGGCACGGAGCTGCGCTCGCTGGGCGTGAACCTCGACTTCGCGCCGGTCGCCGACGTGAACGTCAACCCGCGCAATCCCGTCATCGGCCGCCGCGCCTTCGGCGACGACCCGCAGAAGGTGGCCAGGATGGTGGCCGCGGCGGTCAAGGGGTTCGGTGACGCGAAGATCGCCGCCACCGCCAAGCACTTCCCCGGACACGGTGACACGTCCGTCGACAGCCACACCGGGCTGCCGGTGATCAAGCACACGAAAGCGCAGTGGGAGCGCCTCGACGCGCCGCCGTTCAAGGCCGCGATCGAGGCCGGGGTGGACGCCGTGATGAGCGCCCACATCGTCTTCCCCAAGCTCGACCCGTCGGGCGACCCGGCCACGCTGTCCAAGCCGATCCTGACCGGCCTGCTCAGGGAGAAGCTCGGGTTCAAGGGGGTCGTCTCGACCGACGCGCTGAACATGGCGGGCGTGCGCATGAAGTACAACGACGGGGAGATCGCGGTGCGGGCCGTGCTGGCCGGGGCCGACCTGCTGCTCATGCCGAACGACCTGCCCAGGGCGTACGGCGCGGTGCTGGCGGCGGTGAAGTCGGGCCGGATCTCCAAGGAGCGCCTCGACCAGTCGGTGACCAGGCTGCTGACGCTCAAGCAGAACAGAGGGCTGCTCACCGAGGCGCCCGTGGCCTCGGCGGAGCGGGCGGCCGAGGTGCTGCGCTCGCCGGAGCACCGCAAGCTGGCCGCCCGCGCCTAG
- the atpB gene encoding F0F1 ATP synthase subunit A, with translation MRTTILIISPEEWTAPGSELFEFAPIIPGGPEWFTKPVLLALLSSAVVIALCWAAFAKPKIVPRGWQNLGEYVYDFVRDQIARPNLGKDSDRWMGLLLTIFLTVLVWNLMGVVPFIQFPVASHIAFPVVLAVTVYAIKVYLGVRHHGVRGYLRGVVYLEGLPGWAYGIYAPLILAEVFLTSLFTHFIRLFANMFAGHILVAFFSSVGFWFLLEHLTPLGATLGVLGVAMTILITAFEMFIMFLQAFLFAMLAAMYLASGLHGSH, from the coding sequence GTGCGGACGACGATCCTGATCATCTCCCCTGAAGAATGGACCGCCCCGGGCTCCGAACTCTTCGAGTTCGCCCCCATCATCCCCGGTGGACCCGAATGGTTCACCAAACCGGTCCTCCTCGCCCTCCTCAGCTCGGCCGTGGTCATCGCCTTGTGCTGGGCCGCGTTCGCCAAGCCCAAGATCGTGCCCCGGGGCTGGCAGAACCTCGGCGAGTACGTCTACGACTTCGTGCGCGACCAGATCGCCAGGCCCAACCTCGGCAAGGACTCCGACCGGTGGATGGGCCTGCTCCTGACGATCTTCCTGACGGTGCTCGTCTGGAACCTGATGGGCGTCGTCCCGTTCATCCAGTTCCCCGTCGCCTCGCACATCGCCTTCCCTGTGGTGCTGGCGGTCACCGTGTACGCGATCAAGGTCTACCTCGGCGTCCGGCACCACGGCGTGCGCGGCTACCTGCGCGGCGTGGTGTACCTGGAGGGCCTGCCCGGCTGGGCGTACGGCATCTACGCCCCGCTCATCCTCGCCGAGGTCTTCCTGACCTCGCTGTTCACCCACTTCATCCGGCTGTTCGCGAACATGTTCGCCGGCCACATCCTCGTGGCCTTCTTCAGCTCGGTGGGCTTCTGGTTCCTGCTGGAGCACCTCACGCCGCTGGGCGCGACCCTGGGCGTGCTGGGCGTGGCGATGACCATCCTGATCACCGCCTTCGAGATGTTCATCATGTTCCTTCAGGCGTTCCTGTTCGCCATGCTCGCCGCGATGTACCTCGCCAGCGGCCTGCACGGCTCGCACTGA
- a CDS encoding HAD family hydrolase, with product MVTGVLIDWGGVLTTSLSDSIARWIAADRIDADRYYTVMREMIDHAYRGGDGESLVHALERGEIDGAAFERDLAARLLTVDGVPPVPDGLLDRMFAGFERVEAMYDMLRDVRGNGVRTCLLSNSWSNTYPRDDWDEVFDAVVISGEVGMRKPEPRIFEHALGRIGLTGEQCVFIDDIEANIVAARALGIAGIHHRDAATTIAELETVLRLTLRK from the coding sequence ATGGTGACGGGTGTGCTCATCGACTGGGGCGGCGTGCTGACGACCAGCCTCTCCGACTCCATCGCCCGGTGGATCGCGGCCGACAGGATCGACGCCGACCGCTACTACACGGTGATGCGCGAGATGATCGACCACGCCTACCGGGGCGGCGACGGGGAGAGCCTCGTGCACGCGCTCGAACGGGGCGAGATCGACGGCGCGGCCTTCGAGCGCGACCTCGCCGCCCGGCTGCTGACCGTGGACGGCGTGCCGCCGGTGCCCGACGGGCTGCTGGACCGCATGTTCGCCGGCTTCGAGCGCGTCGAGGCCATGTACGACATGCTGCGGGACGTGCGCGGCAACGGCGTCAGGACCTGCCTGCTGTCCAACTCCTGGTCCAACACCTACCCCCGCGACGACTGGGACGAGGTCTTCGACGCGGTCGTGATCTCCGGCGAGGTCGGCATGCGCAAGCCCGAGCCGCGCATCTTCGAGCACGCGCTCGGCCGGATCGGGCTCACCGGCGAGCAGTGCGTGTTCATCGACGACATCGAGGCCAACATCGTCGCGGCCCGCGCCCTCGGCATCGCCGGGATCCACCACCGCGACGCCGCGACCACCATCGCGGAGCTGGAGACCGTGCTGCGGCTCACGTTGCGCAAGTAG
- a CDS encoding DUF6912 family protein: protein MRVYLPCTLPALAAAVEAGELGPAPLTGYAVTPALIEWYASGDTEELEYVALTEAARASLRMLAADRADGVEAAPRRVVVAAEVPERSATVGVDLEERARVRLAEPIPLAKVAAVHIDDEYAVSDVEAAVAALPAADEGDDDARFTVDGAEAHELMWYATQEIPDLLRP from the coding sequence ATGCGCGTCTATCTGCCGTGCACTCTTCCGGCCCTGGCCGCGGCGGTCGAGGCCGGTGAGCTGGGCCCCGCCCCGCTGACCGGTTACGCGGTGACGCCCGCGCTGATCGAGTGGTACGCCTCGGGCGACACCGAGGAGCTGGAGTACGTCGCGCTCACCGAGGCGGCCCGCGCCTCGCTGCGCATGCTGGCCGCCGACCGCGCCGACGGCGTCGAGGCCGCGCCCCGCCGCGTCGTGGTGGCCGCCGAGGTGCCGGAGCGCTCCGCCACGGTCGGCGTCGACCTGGAGGAACGCGCCAGGGTACGCCTCGCGGAGCCGATCCCGCTGGCCAAGGTGGCCGCGGTGCACATCGACGACGAGTACGCCGTCTCCGACGTCGAGGCCGCCGTCGCCGCGCTGCCCGCCGCCGACGAGGGCGACGACGACGCGCGGTTCACCGTGGACGGCGCCGAGGCGCACGAGCTCATGTGGTACGCGACCCAGGAGATCCCGGATCTGCTGCGCCCATAA